caacagagtcagactctgtctcaaaaaaaaaagaaggtcctAGATGGAGGTGAGGCTAAAGGGTGGACATTCCTGTGAAGACACAGAATGTGTGGAGCTTCTGGATGGAGGTGGGGCCATAAAGAGGAATTTGTGGGTGGGCAGGGCCAGAGCTAGAGGTACAGGGTGAGCGTGGGGTTAAGGAGAGCTGATTTTGGGTGAGGGAGGGGCCAGAACTAGAGCTTCTCTCAGGGGATAGGGCCAGAAAAAATAATGTAGATGAGAGAGGAGTTTGGGGGCCCAGGAGGAGCTGTATTCCCAGAATCCAGACTTGCTGACCTGCTCGCTTCCCCAGCAGCTGGCCCCTGAGCGGTCAGTCTCAGGCCCACTGGGACCTCTGGGCTGCACgtccccgcccccagcccctctCCTACACACCATGCTGGACCTGGAGGAATTTGTCCCGCCTGTGCCCCCGCCGCCCTACTATCCCCCAGAGTATACCTGCAGCTCAGAAACAGATGCACAGAGGTAAGACCTGGTGGGGTCTTGCTGGGGGAGCTAAGGAAGGGGACTGGGGCTGGGCCTGGATTGTTGGAGAGAGGGATCTTTGTGGAGTGGGAATTATTTCTCCTACATTGACCCTCTTCCTCATCTGCCAGCATCACGTACAATGGCTCCATGGACAGCCCAGTGCCGTTGTACCCTACCGATTGCCCCCCTTCTTATGAGGCGGTCATGGGGCTACGAGGAGACAGCCAGGTGAGAGCACAGCGCGGCTTGGGGCGGGCTGGGGAGCCGGGTTGTAGCCTGGAAAGCTGAACAGGCTGTAGCCTCTGGATAAAGATGGTAACAGTGGTCAAGGTCTTTACAGCACCAGCACGCCCACTGTCGCCTTTGATCTTCCCTAGAGCCTGGTGAGGTGAGTGGGTTGGAAGCTATCATTTCTGCCATACAGACGTGGAAACTGAGGCTGCACAATTAAGTGACTTGTACAAAGTGacaaggctggtctggaatgaGTCTCCAGAGCTCTGTCTAGCACATGGGGGTGTTCAGTGTGTAGGGCTGAACCCTTGACCCTGTGTCTTCTGCAGGCCACTCTCTTTGACCCTCAGCTTCACGATGGCTCGTGCATCTGTGAGCGAGTGGCCTCCATTGTAGACGGTGAGCAGGGCGTAATGAGGGGTGGACAAGGGTGGGGCGGCCAGGGATAGCTGGGGTGGGTCGGGACAATAGAAGGGGAAAACAGGGCGGAGTTGGTGGTATGGGGACAGAGGAGGGCTGCGGCAACTTGGAACCCTGGACTTATTTGTCTCCTCTGAGATAAAGCtggaggcacagtggctcctagAGGCTGGGCTTGGGAGAAGAGGAACTGCctgggcagggccaggccaggTTGGTGCTACACAGCGCCCCCTGCCGTCCACAGTGTCCATGGACAGCGGGTCTCTGGTGCTGTCAGCCATTGGTGACCTCCCTGGGGGCTCTAGCCCGTCGGAGGACTCGTGCCTGCTGGAGCTGCAGGGCTCCGTGCGCTCCGTGGACTACGTGCTCTTTCGTTCCATCCAGCGCAGCCGTGCCGGCTACTGCCTCAGCCTGGACTGTGGCCTGCGGGGCCCCTTCGAGGAAAGCCCCCTGCCACGGCGCCCCCCACGCGCCGCCCGCTCCTATTCCTGCTCTGCCCCTGAAGCTCCACCTCCACTGGGTGCCCCCACAGCTGCCCGCAGCTGCCACCGGTTGGAGGGCTGGCCGCCCTGGGTGGGACCCTGCTTCCCCGAGCTGAGGCGGCGGGTCCCCCGGGGAGGGGGCCGCCCAGCCGCAGCCCCGCCCACCCGAGCCCCGACTCGTCGCTTCAGCGATAGCTCAGGTTCCCTCACCCCACCGGGGCACCGGCCTCCTCATCCGGCATCCCCACCACCGCTGCTGCTGCCACGGTCCCACAGCGACCCAGGCATCACCACCTCCAGTGACACTGGTGAGCCCCCTCCCCCACTGCCCAGGCTCAGGAGAGGGTAGGCACTGGGAGTTCGGTGGCCAGTGATGCCCACCAGGATTGGGACACTGTTGAGGTCcctgaggaggaagaaagggtGAATTCACTCCTCTGGTAGACACTTCTCGGGTACTCACCTCCTAGGGACAGAACATCCATAGTTTAGTAGCTAAAaaaggaggaatttttttttttttttttttttgagacggagtctctggctctgtcgcccaggctggagtgcagtggcatgatcttggctcactgcaacccgttTCCAGGGTTCAAGTCACTCTCTCCTGtttcagcctgccgagtagctgggattacaggtgtgcgccaccacgaccggctaatttttgtatttttttttttttttgagacggtgtcttgctctgtcacccaggctggagtgcagcctcgtgatctgggctcactgcaagctctgcctcccgggttcacaccattctcctgcctcagcctcccgagtagcgagtagctgggactacaggtgcctgccaccacacccagctatttttttgtatttttagtagagacggggtttcaccgtgttatccaggatggtctcaatctcctgacctcgtgatccacgcgcctgggcctcccaaagtgctgggattgcaggcgtgagccaccgcgcctggccaatttttgtattttttagtacagacagggtttcactgttttggccaggctggtcttgaactcgacctcaagtgatccacccacctcagcctcccaaaaggatttgttttttgaaaccagTTCCACAGCTCTCAGCTTGGTCCACTTGTCTCCTCCCCAAGCTTCAGCTGTCACTTGTAAAACATGTATAATAATAGtacttcaggccaggcacggtggcttgcacctgtagtctcagcactgtgggaagctgaggtgggtggatcacctgaggtcgggagttcgagaccagcctggctaacatggtgaaaccctatctctactaaaaatgcaaaaattagccaggcgtagtggagcgcgcctgtaattccagctactaagagagaggctaaggcaggagaactgcttgaacctggaaggcaggggttgccgtgagccaagatcacgccactgcactccagcctgggtgacagaaacacactccatctcaaaaacacaaacaaacaaacaaaaaacatgtataATAACAGTACTTCAGCCATAGGCATTGTACTCGAAGATGCTG
This portion of the Pongo abelii isolate AG06213 chromosome 1, NHGRI_mPonAbe1-v2.0_pri, whole genome shotgun sequence genome encodes:
- the ENTREP3 gene encoding protein ENTREP3 isoform X3 — encoded protein: MMPSPSDSSRSLTSRPSTRGLTHLRLHRPWLQALLTLGLVQVLLGILVVTFSMVASSVTTTESIKRSCPSWAGFSLAFSGVVGIVSWKRPFTLVNLLFSVCGLTICAAIICTLSAIVCCIQIFSLDLVHTLAPERSVSGPLGPLGCTSPPPAPLLHTMLDLEEFVPPVPPPPYYPPEYTCSSETDAQSITYNGSMDSPVPLYPTDCPPSYEAVMGLRGDSQATLFDPQLHDGSCICERVASIVDVSMDSGSLVLSAIGDLPGGSSPSEDSCLLELQGSVRSVDYVLFRSIQRSRAGYCLSLDCGLRGPFEESPLPRRPPRAARSYSCSAPEAPPPLGAPTAARSCHRLEGWPPWVGPCFPELRRRVPRGGGRPAAAPPTRAPTRRFSDSSGSLTPPGHRPPHPASPPPLLLPRSHSDPGITTSSDTADFRDLYTKVLEEEAASVSSADTGLCSEACLFRLARCPSPKLLRARSTEKRRPVPTFQKVPLPSGPAPAHSLGDLKGSWPGRGLVTRFLQISRKAPDPSGTGAPGHKQVSRSLWGRPGRESLHLRSCGDLSSSSSLRRLLSGRRLERGTRPHSLSLNGSSRETGL
- the ENTREP3 gene encoding protein ENTREP3 isoform X4; translated protein: MMPSPSDSSRSLTSRPSTRGLTHLRLHRPWLQALLTLGLVQVLLGILVVTFSMVASSVTTTESIKRSCPSWAGFSNLLFSVCGLTICAAIICTLSAIVCCIQIFSLDLVHTLAPERSVSGPLGPLGCTSPPPAPLLHTMLDLEEFVPPVPPPPYYPPEYTCSSETDAQSITYNGSMDSPVPLYPTDCPPSYEAVMGLRGDSQATLFDPQLHDGSCICERVASIVDVSMDSGSLVLSAIGDLPGGSSPSEDSCLLELQGSVRSVDYVLFRSIQRSRAGYCLSLDCGLRGPFEESPLPRRPPRAARSYSCSAPEAPPPLGAPTAARSCHRLEGWPPWVGPCFPELRRRVPRGGGRPAAAPPTRAPTRRFSDSSGSLTPPGHRPPHPASPPPLLLPRSHSDPGITTSSDTADFRDLYTKVLEEEAASVSSADTGLCSEACLFRLARCPSPKLLRARSTEKRRPVPTFQKVPLPSGPAPAHSLGDLKGSWPGRGLVTRFLQISRKAPDPSGTGAPGHKQVSRSLWGRPGRESLHLRSCGDLSSSSSLRRLLSGRRLERGTRPHSLSLNGSSRETGL